The DNA region ATGAATCTCAATATCGGTAGCCTGCCCCTGAGCCCCGCCCAAAGGCTGATGAATCATAATCCGTGCATAAGGAAGAGCATAGCGCTTCCCCTTTGCTCCGGCAGTCAGCAAAAGTGCACCCATGCTGGCCGCCAGCCCCAGACAAATAGTAGAAACATCAGGTTTAATATACTGCATCGTATCATAAATAGCAAGTCCTGCTGTCACTACGCCTCCCGGACTATTGATATACAAATGGATATCCTTATCCGGATCTTCCGATTCCAAAAACAGCAACTGGGCGATCACCAAGTTTGCTACCGTATCATCAATGGGTCCTCCAATAAAAACAATACGATCCTTCAGCAGCCGCGAGTATATGTCATATGCCCGCTCTCCCCGGTTGGATTGCTCAACAACGATTGGTACAAAACTCATGAAAAACACCTCGGTTCTTTTTTATAAGCAAAGCAGAACACAGGAACAGGGATCCACTCTATATCAGCTTACGCTTGTTCTACACTGTCAATAATGGTTTGGGCAGCTTTTTTACGCAGTACGGAATCGACTAATGCACTCATATGACCCTGACTGCGAACGATTTTATCAACTTCTGCCGCTGAAGTTCCATAAGTCTCCGCCATTGCGGTGATTTCTCCCTGAATGTCCTCTTTAGCGGGCTCCAGCGCTTCGGCCTTGACGATAGCTTCAAGGACTAAGTCTGTTTTCACATTGATGGCCGCCGATTCACGGTAGTTTTTACGCAGCGTTTCGAGATCCATTTTAGCATATTCCAGGTATTGTTCCAGTTTCATTCCCCGGCTCTGCAAATTAATATCCATATCATTAATCATATTATTGATTCGGGTTTCTATCATAACATCAGGAATATCGACAGCTGCATTTTCAACTGCCTGTTTAATAGCATCATTGCGGAAATCCCGCTCCGATTTTTCTGCCGCAGCCTTTTCTAATTTATTCTTAATATCGTTCTTTAATTCCTCAACCGTGGCAAATTCGCTTACATCTTTCGCAAAATCATCATCCAGTTCAGGCAGTTCTTTCCGTTTTACATCCTGGATTTTCACCTTGAAAACAGCTTCCTTGCCAGCTAAATCGGCAGCATGATACTCTTCTGGGAAAGTCACCTTGACCTCCCGTTCCTCACCGGCTTTGGCGCCGATCAACTGTTCTTCAAAGCCGGGAATGAAGCTGCCGGAACCTAATTGCAGCGGGTAGCTCTTTCCCTCTCCGCCCTTGAAAGCCACACCGTCAATAAAGCCTTCAAAGTCGATAATGGCAAAATCGTCATTCGCCAATGCGGCATCTTCCACGACAACCATTTTTGCCTGACGGTTTCGCATATTTTCCAGTTCGGCATCAACCTGTTCATCTGTTACTTCGACAGCCGCTTTTGTTATTTTTAATCCCTTATAATCGCCGAGAGTCACATCTGGCTTCACCGTTACAGTTGCTTTAAAAACCAACGGTTTATCTTCTTCCAAAGTCACTACATCAATTTCCGGCCGGCTGACCGGTTCAAGTTTTTGTTCAGCCAATGCCTGCCCATACGCTTCCGGAGCAATAATCTCAAAAGCTTCATCTAGCAAAGCCGGTTTGCCAACCCGCATTTCCAAAATTTTGCGAGGCACCTTGCCTTTTCTAAATCCAGGAATATTGATTTTGCCGGCCAATTTATGATACGCCTTATCCATTGCTTTTGCTACTTCTGTCTGTGGTATTTCCATTTCCAGAACTACTTTATGCTTGTCTATTCTTGCCGTCGTTACTTTCATCGATGTTACAGCCTCCCTATGTAATTGCTTTCTAAAAATTTCGACATTGCTCGTCTGCCAATAGCATTGCCATTTGGGGCATAAACTTCCCACTCTGCTCAATTATTTTATTTCAGGTTTTTGCAATCTTTAGCATGTCATGCGCTATATCATATCATAATTGTATAACAAAAACAAGATATATGCAAAAAACCCAGCAGTCTCTCTGCTGGTATTTATCATATAAATGGAGCGGAAAACGAGATTCGAACTCGCGACCCCCGCCTTGGCAAGGCGATGCTCTACCACTGAGCTACTTCCGCAATAGTATGTTGACGCCAAATATCACAACGAAATTTATTATACAGGTCCTTCGGGGTGTTGTCAATACCTTTATGCCGAAAAGCTCACACACCAATGGGAGTTTTTCATAGTATGTAGCAGGCC from Veillonellales bacterium includes:
- the clpP gene encoding ATP-dependent Clp endopeptidase proteolytic subunit ClpP, translating into MSFVPIVVEQSNRGERAYDIYSRLLKDRIVFIGGPIDDTVANLVIAQLLFLESEDPDKDIHLYINSPGGVVTAGLAIYDTMQYIKPDVSTICLGLAASMGALLLTAGAKGKRYALPYARIMIHQPLGGAQGQATDIEIHAREILRLREVGNEILIRHTGQPLETIQRDTERDFFMSSEQAKEYGIIDSVVVRGERSKETPK
- the tig gene encoding trigger factor encodes the protein MKVTTARIDKHKVVLEMEIPQTEVAKAMDKAYHKLAGKINIPGFRKGKVPRKILEMRVGKPALLDEAFEIIAPEAYGQALAEQKLEPVSRPEIDVVTLEEDKPLVFKATVTVKPDVTLGDYKGLKITKAAVEVTDEQVDAELENMRNRQAKMVVVEDAALANDDFAIIDFEGFIDGVAFKGGEGKSYPLQLGSGSFIPGFEEQLIGAKAGEEREVKVTFPEEYHAADLAGKEAVFKVKIQDVKRKELPELDDDFAKDVSEFATVEELKNDIKNKLEKAAAEKSERDFRNDAIKQAVENAAVDIPDVMIETRINNMINDMDINLQSRGMKLEQYLEYAKMDLETLRKNYRESAAINVKTDLVLEAIVKAEALEPAKEDIQGEITAMAETYGTSAAEVDKIVRSQGHMSALVDSVLRKKAAQTIIDSVEQA